One stretch of Amycolatopsis sp. NBC_00345 DNA includes these proteins:
- a CDS encoding family 1 encapsulin nanocompartment shell protein: MNNLHRELAPVSSAAWSEIEEEARRTFRELASARRVVDVVVAGDLSLSAVGTGHLDQIESPLSGVQARLRTAQRIVDLRVPFTVSRDAVDSVEWGAKDADWQPVKDAAQNIAYAEDRVVFDGFADAGIDGIRPASSLSPVALPAEASAYPRAIGDALAELRAAGVVGPYAVLLSKAAYTAAIEAASHGYPVIDHLKQIIDGDIIWTPAIEGACVLSTRGGDYELHLGQDLSIGYLGHDSSTVELYFHETLTFLVNTAEAAVGLTV, from the coding sequence ATGAACAACCTGCATCGCGAACTCGCCCCGGTCTCCTCGGCCGCTTGGTCGGAGATCGAGGAAGAGGCCCGCCGCACGTTCCGCGAGCTGGCCTCCGCGCGCCGGGTCGTCGACGTGGTGGTGGCCGGTGACCTGTCGCTGTCCGCCGTCGGCACCGGGCACCTGGACCAGATCGAGTCGCCGTTGTCGGGGGTTCAGGCGCGGCTGCGCACGGCCCAGCGGATCGTCGACCTGCGGGTGCCGTTCACGGTCAGCCGCGACGCCGTCGATTCGGTGGAGTGGGGCGCGAAGGACGCCGACTGGCAGCCGGTGAAGGACGCCGCGCAGAACATCGCGTACGCCGAGGACCGCGTCGTGTTCGACGGTTTCGCCGACGCCGGCATCGACGGCATCCGCCCGGCTTCGTCGCTGAGCCCGGTCGCCCTGCCCGCCGAGGCGAGCGCGTACCCGCGCGCGATCGGCGACGCGCTGGCCGAGCTGCGTGCGGCGGGCGTCGTCGGCCCGTACGCGGTGCTGCTGAGCAAGGCCGCCTACACCGCCGCGATCGAGGCGGCCAGCCACGGTTATCCCGTGATCGACCACCTGAAGCAGATCATCGACGGCGACATCATCTGGACCCCCGCCATCGAAGGCGCCTGTGTGCTCTCGACCCGCGGCGGCGACTACGAGCTGCACCTGGGCCAGGACCTGTCGATCGGCTACCTCGGCCACGATTCGTCCACTGTGGAGCTTTACTTCCACGAGACGCTCACCTTCCTGGTGAACACCGCCGAGGCCGCGGTCGGCCTGACCGTCTGA
- a CDS encoding DUF5938 domain-containing protein — translation MSSAKPVVVYGASGYTGRLICEYLREYNVPFIAAGRDKARLQETLDHIPGLDTVDHEVVEVAHEVEPLSELFADAKVVCNTVGPFSEYGHEVVEACARTGTHYLDTTGEQDWLITAEEQYGARMAEQGLLLSPGVAQMYTTGEIAANLCLETPGLDTLDILVFWKGYPTVASTRTILVNAALSSAYYLEQNEYQPWPADGGPQDVVVPGYHEVGLALPWGGTSHPVWFKRDPRVANVKALGGVFDRALMQGVPQIVAAVLEQVKDLPEAEKIKVLHEQAAAVRDEMPPRENQRLNTSLDSVHASGPLGRAHCVIHGTCNYKQTGLMQAYAAYSLLQQPPKQAGFASACQAFGHRELLGVLRSFGLVSNPVLTVHA, via the coding sequence ATGAGCAGCGCCAAGCCCGTTGTCGTCTACGGGGCCTCCGGCTACACCGGCAGGCTGATCTGCGAGTACCTCCGCGAGTACAACGTCCCCTTCATCGCCGCGGGCCGCGACAAGGCCCGGCTGCAGGAAACGCTCGACCACATCCCCGGCCTCGACACCGTGGACCACGAGGTGGTCGAGGTCGCGCACGAAGTCGAGCCGTTGAGCGAGCTGTTCGCCGACGCCAAGGTCGTCTGCAACACCGTGGGCCCGTTCAGCGAGTACGGCCACGAGGTCGTCGAGGCCTGCGCCCGCACCGGCACGCACTACCTCGACACCACCGGCGAGCAGGACTGGCTGATCACCGCCGAGGAGCAGTACGGCGCGCGGATGGCCGAGCAGGGCCTGCTGCTCTCGCCCGGCGTCGCGCAGATGTACACCACCGGCGAGATCGCGGCGAACCTCTGCCTCGAGACGCCCGGACTGGACACTTTGGACATCCTGGTGTTCTGGAAGGGTTACCCCACCGTCGCTTCGACGAGGACGATCCTGGTCAACGCCGCGCTTTCCTCGGCGTACTACCTGGAGCAGAACGAGTACCAGCCGTGGCCCGCGGACGGCGGCCCGCAGGACGTCGTCGTGCCCGGCTATCACGAAGTCGGGCTGGCGCTGCCCTGGGGCGGCACCTCGCACCCGGTGTGGTTCAAGCGCGACCCGCGGGTGGCGAACGTCAAGGCCCTCGGCGGCGTCTTCGACCGCGCGCTGATGCAGGGCGTGCCGCAGATCGTCGCGGCCGTGCTGGAGCAGGTGAAGGACCTGCCCGAGGCGGAGAAGATCAAGGTGCTGCACGAGCAGGCCGCCGCGGTGCGCGACGAGATGCCGCCGCGGGAGAACCAGCGGCTCAACACGTCGCTGGACTCGGTGCACGCGTCCGGTCCGCTGGGCCGCGCGCACTGCGTCATCCACGGCACCTGCAACTACAAGCAGACCGGGCTGATGCAGGCCTACGCCGCGTATTCGCTGCTGCAGCAGCCGCCGAAGCAGGCCGGGTTCGCCTCCGCCTGCCAGGCGTTCGGGCACCGGGAGCTGCTCGGCGTGCTCCGGAGTTTCGGCCTGGTGTCGAACCCGGTCCTGACCGTGCACGCCTGA
- a CDS encoding SDR family NAD(P)-dependent oxidoreductase: MVSYDLTGRKALVTGGAQGLGAGMAEALAAAGAAVVIGDVQEDLGRATADAIKQTGATAGFVRLDVTDDENWERAVTEVVAELGGLDIVVNNAGVEITGLVADLDPAGVRKMLEVNVLGTSLGVKHAFRAMRPGGAAGAGGAVVNISSVAAIIAFPGIAGYSATKSAVDRLTRVAAMESGKLGYGVRVNCVYPGLVPTQMGSQLAQDVVDVGLFPSVEDAIGAVVSQTPAGRLGEVSDMADAVVFLASDAARFITGAGLPVDGGMGM, from the coding sequence ATGGTTTCGTACGACCTGACCGGGCGGAAAGCGCTGGTCACCGGTGGAGCGCAGGGCCTCGGGGCCGGAATGGCCGAAGCCCTCGCGGCGGCCGGTGCCGCCGTTGTCATCGGCGACGTGCAGGAAGACCTGGGCCGCGCGACGGCCGACGCGATCAAGCAGACCGGCGCCACCGCGGGCTTCGTCCGGCTCGACGTCACCGACGACGAGAACTGGGAACGGGCCGTCACCGAGGTCGTCGCCGAACTGGGCGGGCTGGACATCGTGGTGAACAACGCCGGCGTCGAGATCACCGGGCTGGTCGCCGACCTCGACCCGGCCGGCGTGCGGAAGATGCTCGAGGTCAACGTGCTCGGCACTTCGCTCGGCGTGAAGCACGCCTTCCGCGCCATGCGCCCGGGCGGCGCGGCGGGGGCCGGCGGCGCGGTGGTGAACATTTCGTCGGTCGCGGCGATCATCGCCTTCCCCGGTATCGCGGGCTATTCCGCCACCAAGTCGGCCGTCGACCGGCTCACCCGGGTGGCCGCGATGGAGTCCGGGAAGCTCGGTTACGGCGTGCGCGTGAACTGCGTCTACCCCGGCCTCGTGCCCACGCAGATGGGCAGCCAGCTGGCGCAGGACGTGGTCGACGTCGGGCTGTTCCCCAGCGTCGAGGACGCGATCGGCGCCGTCGTCTCGCAGACGCCGGCCGGGCGACTGGGCGAGGTCTCCGACATGGCCGACGCGGTGGTGTTCCTCGCCTCCGACGCCGCCCGCTTCATCACCGGCGCCGGCCTGCCGGTCGACGGCGGCATGGGCATGTGA
- a CDS encoding M15 family metallopeptidase, whose protein sequence is MINAGLSRKRYRVVLSGLAGVLAVVALAGCSDSSDSSASVSGDPAVEDGGAPDGRELTPFDTQYPAVGKLDPALLHAVQQAAADARDRVEFLISSGWRSQAYQQRLLDEGVEKYGSLEKARRFVSTPEKSEHVSGKAVDIGPTRADDWLIQHGARYGLCQVYSNEMWHFELLTTPGGDCPAKLPDAAG, encoded by the coding sequence ATGATCAACGCGGGGTTGTCGAGAAAGCGTTACCGGGTAGTGCTTTCCGGGCTCGCGGGAGTGCTCGCCGTGGTAGCGCTGGCGGGGTGCTCCGACAGCTCCGACAGCTCTGCCTCAGTGTCCGGTGACCCCGCCGTCGAGGATGGGGGCGCGCCGGACGGCCGTGAGCTGACGCCGTTCGACACGCAGTACCCGGCGGTCGGGAAGCTGGATCCCGCGCTGCTGCACGCGGTCCAGCAGGCGGCGGCGGACGCCCGCGACCGCGTCGAATTCCTGATCAGCTCGGGCTGGCGCAGCCAGGCGTACCAGCAGCGCCTGCTCGACGAGGGCGTGGAGAAGTACGGCAGCCTCGAGAAGGCGCGGCGGTTCGTCAGCACCCCGGAGAAGTCGGAGCATGTGTCCGGCAAGGCGGTGGACATCGGTCCCACCCGCGCGGATGACTGGCTGATCCAGCACGGCGCCCGCTACGGCCTCTGCCAGGTCTATTCCAACGAGATGTGGCACTTCGAGCTGCTCACCACCCCGGGTGGCGACTGTCCCGCCAAGCTGCCCGACGCGGCGGGCTAA
- a CDS encoding Dyp-type peroxidase codes for MTAASADLPPEPQDVVGPLTRAAIFLVVRVNDGAEDTVKDLLTDLPGLQRSVGFRSLTGGLSCVTGIGSAAWDRLYGGPRPAELHELPVFKGERHESVVSRADLLFHLRADRMDLCFELETLIMARLDGAVTVVDEVQGFRYFDARDVLGFVDGTENPTGRGASEAVLVDDDGDFDGGSYVVVQKYLHDMTAWNALSTEQQELVIGRRKLSDVELSDEEKPTDSHIALNVITDEDGNELDILRDNMPFGRPAYGEFGTYFIGYAKSPAVIERMLENMFVGSPPGNHDRILDFSTPVTGALFYVPTAGFLEDPPSPSSPPEPENEPLSETDASLGIGSLRRSARS; via the coding sequence GTGACCGCGGCGTCGGCGGACCTGCCGCCCGAGCCGCAGGACGTCGTCGGGCCGCTCACCCGGGCGGCGATCTTCCTGGTGGTGCGGGTGAATGACGGCGCCGAGGACACGGTCAAGGACCTGCTGACGGACCTGCCCGGGCTGCAGCGCTCCGTCGGGTTCCGGTCGCTGACCGGCGGCCTGTCCTGCGTGACCGGCATCGGCTCCGCGGCGTGGGACCGGCTCTACGGCGGGCCGCGCCCGGCCGAGCTGCACGAGCTGCCCGTGTTCAAGGGTGAGCGGCACGAGAGTGTGGTCAGCCGCGCCGACCTGCTGTTTCACCTGCGGGCCGACCGGATGGACCTGTGCTTCGAGCTGGAGACGCTGATCATGGCGCGCCTCGACGGCGCGGTGACCGTGGTCGACGAGGTGCAGGGCTTCCGCTACTTCGACGCGCGCGACGTGCTGGGCTTCGTCGACGGCACGGAGAACCCGACCGGCCGCGGCGCGAGCGAGGCCGTGCTCGTCGATGACGACGGGGACTTCGACGGCGGCAGCTACGTCGTCGTCCAGAAGTACCTGCACGACATGACGGCGTGGAACGCGCTGTCCACCGAGCAGCAGGAGCTGGTGATCGGGCGGCGCAAACTGTCCGATGTGGAGCTTTCGGACGAGGAGAAGCCCACCGACTCGCACATCGCGCTGAACGTGATCACCGACGAGGACGGCAACGAGCTGGACATCCTGCGCGACAACATGCCGTTCGGGCGCCCGGCGTACGGCGAGTTCGGCACCTACTTCATCGGCTACGCCAAGTCGCCCGCGGTGATCGAGCGGATGCTGGAGAACATGTTCGTCGGGTCGCCGCCCGGCAACCACGACCGCATCCTCGACTTCTCGACGCCCGTCACCGGAGCGCTGTTCTACGTGCCGACCGCCGGGTTCCTGGAAGACCCGCCGTCCCCGTCTTCCCCGCCGGAGCCCGAAAACGAGCCGCTATCCGAAACCGATGCGTCACTCGGCATCGGCAGTCTGCGAAGGAGTGCCCGGTCATGA
- a CDS encoding TetR/AcrR family transcriptional regulator: MTEARERISRRSVDKFAQRRAQLAESALQALSELGYARTSLREIAQKSDFSHGVLHYYFADKVELLTYAVRQFEEVCVTRYDDVVAASHSAADLKRGFGAAMAGTLRADAVMHRLWYDLRNQSLFEESFRADVLDIDEQREAMVWRVVERYAEFAGVPAKVAPPVAYATFDGLFQRALLQHLAGQEGVAEDLEQSVSRLLELLVCPGSPAV, from the coding sequence GTGACCGAGGCGAGAGAACGGATCTCGCGCCGCAGCGTGGACAAGTTCGCCCAGCGGCGCGCACAGCTGGCGGAGTCGGCGCTCCAGGCGCTCTCCGAGCTGGGTTATGCCCGGACAAGCCTGCGGGAGATCGCGCAGAAGTCCGACTTCTCCCACGGCGTGCTGCACTACTACTTCGCCGACAAGGTCGAGCTGCTGACCTACGCGGTCCGCCAGTTCGAGGAAGTCTGCGTCACCCGTTACGACGACGTCGTGGCCGCCTCGCACTCCGCCGCCGACCTCAAGCGGGGCTTCGGCGCCGCGATGGCCGGCACCCTGCGCGCCGACGCCGTGATGCACCGGCTCTGGTACGACCTGCGCAACCAGAGCCTGTTCGAGGAGTCCTTCCGCGCCGACGTGCTGGACATCGACGAGCAGCGCGAGGCCATGGTCTGGCGGGTGGTGGAGCGCTACGCCGAGTTCGCCGGCGTGCCCGCGAAAGTCGCCCCGCCGGTCGCGTACGCCACCTTCGACGGCCTGTTCCAGCGGGCCCTGCTCCAGCACCTGGCGGGCCAGGAGGGCGTCGCCGAAGACCTCGAGCAGAGCGTGTCGCGCCTGCTGGAACTGCTGGTCTGCCCGGGTTCCCCGGCCGTGTGA
- a CDS encoding FAD-dependent oxidoreductase, protein MAGTAARRFVELSTGEPPGPGRVFIRQAVVLGGSVAGLMAARVLSEHADEVLIVERDGDSADGEPRPGVPQGGHVHALLPAGAVQLERWYPGFTAEAVAGGALIPPSDGSLTRRFMSGAARPQAREPLFLLSTRPFLEEQVRRRTLAIKNVRQVTGRVDGLVFDGDRVSGVSYQPEGTGEPVTVEAELVVDAMGRSSRLGDWLEGAGWERPPMRRMPIKLNYATALFRYDESITDFYSVTSQAGADVTPDGAARIGGVLRVEGDRWIMLVSGYGDDRPGRDRQDFVTRCRRDFPPVFGDIAERADMIGEVLTYHQADSRRRDFHKLRRFPAGLIATGDAVASFNPVYGQGLTSAALHASCLSAYLRAEPSLREPAKAYFDRVRIIVDAAWQISTFADLELPHVDGPYPPGYRLIRWLTGRLFTASLTDARTDERLSRVITMLAHPNSLARPATVARALWITWTRRPEPAA, encoded by the coding sequence GTGGCGGGTACCGCGGCACGCAGATTCGTCGAGCTCAGCACCGGAGAACCGCCCGGGCCCGGCCGTGTGTTCATCCGGCAGGCGGTGGTGCTGGGCGGGAGCGTGGCCGGGCTGATGGCTGCGCGGGTGCTGAGCGAGCACGCCGACGAAGTCCTTATCGTGGAGCGCGACGGGGACAGCGCGGACGGCGAGCCACGGCCGGGTGTGCCCCAGGGCGGCCATGTGCACGCCCTGCTGCCGGCCGGGGCGGTGCAGCTGGAGCGGTGGTACCCCGGGTTCACCGCGGAGGCGGTCGCGGGCGGCGCGCTCATCCCGCCGTCCGACGGCTCACTGACCCGGAGGTTCATGAGCGGCGCCGCCCGGCCGCAGGCGCGGGAGCCGCTGTTCCTGCTCAGCACCCGGCCGTTCCTGGAGGAGCAGGTGCGCCGCCGGACGCTCGCCATCAAGAACGTCCGCCAGGTGACCGGCCGCGTGGACGGGCTGGTCTTCGACGGGGACCGGGTGAGCGGCGTGAGCTACCAGCCGGAGGGGACCGGCGAGCCGGTCACGGTGGAGGCCGAGCTCGTGGTCGACGCGATGGGCCGGTCCAGCCGGCTCGGCGACTGGCTGGAAGGCGCCGGCTGGGAGCGCCCGCCGATGCGCCGGATGCCGATCAAACTCAACTACGCCACCGCGTTGTTCCGCTACGACGAGAGCATCACCGACTTCTACAGCGTCACCTCGCAGGCCGGCGCCGACGTCACCCCGGACGGGGCGGCCCGGATCGGCGGCGTCCTGCGGGTGGAGGGCGACCGCTGGATCATGCTGGTGTCCGGCTACGGCGACGACCGCCCGGGCCGCGACCGGCAGGACTTCGTCACCCGGTGCCGCCGGGACTTCCCGCCGGTGTTCGGCGACATCGCCGAGCGCGCGGACATGATCGGCGAAGTGCTGACCTACCACCAGGCCGACAGCCGGCGGCGGGACTTCCACAAGCTGCGCCGGTTCCCCGCGGGCCTGATCGCCACGGGTGACGCGGTCGCCTCGTTCAACCCGGTCTACGGGCAGGGCCTGACCTCGGCCGCCCTGCACGCCTCCTGCCTGTCGGCCTACCTGCGGGCCGAGCCGTCGCTGCGCGAGCCGGCCAAGGCGTACTTCGACCGGGTGCGGATCATCGTCGACGCCGCCTGGCAGATCTCCACCTTCGCCGACCTCGAACTCCCCCACGTGGACGGGCCCTACCCGCCCGGCTACCGGCTCATCCGCTGGCTCACCGGCCGGCTGTTCACGGCGTCGCTGACCGACGCCCGGACCGACGAGCGCCTGAGCCGGGTCATCACCATGCTGGCTCATCCGAACTCACTGGCCCGCCCGGCCACGGTGGCCCGGGCGCTGTGGATCACGTGGACCCGCCGTCCCGAACCCGCGGCATGA